Genomic segment of Sebastes umbrosus isolate fSebUmb1 chromosome 19, fSebUmb1.pri, whole genome shotgun sequence:
TTtaagatctatctatctatctaaacatTAGTGGATGGGAATAcgcatacatttgcattttctttttgcagattttctggAAAATCTGTTAAAGTGTGTGCACATTTGGTTGGAAATGTGACTATAGTGATGTTTAAGGATTCTACTCTGCACTGGGAGATGTCTCCAGTCAGGcactttttcacagcagacattttgccttctcataataacattaatacCGCGCTTTATTTAAGTGTCTCTGTAAACCGTGACAGAGTGActgtgagccagcatgcacaacgccaggaccctgaaactgaagcagctaaatacaattcagccatcattcattttattatttacacctgtgcttttcctactgtgacatgtcttAATATCTTCAGTGGAAAAAGGCCTACCCCTTTTAAGATGGAAATATACATGGAGAATGATGAGGGAAGAGTATTTTTATAAGCATATTTGATTTTTACAGCTATCTGTAAAGGCCGTGTTTATGACAGGAGGTTTTGAGCAAAGGAAATGAGAGTAGTTTGTGGGATGACGTGAGATATTTTCAGGTTGTGGTACAGAGCCACAGTTCGGCTGAAGGTCAATGGCCTCCCACTAGTTGCAAAATTTAGCCTGCGTTTCAACATTTCACCCACACTTCCTTCCTTTTTCACAGACCGATTCAAACTAAAGTCTACACTAGAGATTCTGATTACTGATGCCCAAGTCTctgtctttccctccctcctgcaGGTCATTAAACATGGATTGTGAGAACCAGGAGAAGGATAAAGACGGCAACCCCATGCCAAATGGGGCTTTCAAtaacagcaacacaaacaacagtgaGTGTTGCATACCTGgtaactagaaaaaaaaattcagacaaACTTGTCTTCTTGGATCAATTAtaatttgttgttgtgtgtttcaaATCGCCCTCACTTCgctgtttgtattgttttgcaGGTATTCAGACTATAGACTCCACACAGGCCCTGTTCCTGCCCATAGGAGCCTCGGTGTCTCTGCTAGtcatgttcttcttctttgactCGGTACAGGTGGTCTTTACCATCTGCACTGCAGGTGAGCGCCGCTTTTGAACGCTCTAAAGCGGTAGAATTACTGTAATAAGGCTCTCACGTTTCTGTTCAGTGGCTACTCACTGGGGCAGGCCTCTTATCTGCGTTGATTATTGAAACTGTAAAGACCATTAGCTGCCCCATTAAGCTGGCAGAAAACGACCGCAATGAGCAATCGAGGTGTGTAAGGCCTTTGATTTCACTGCTCTGCTTTGTTCTTCTCTGCAGTTCTTGCAACAATTGCGTTCGCATTCCTCTTGTTGCCAATGTGCCAGTATCTGACCAGACCCTGCTCCCCACAGAACAAGTAAGGAAACCATGTGATGATTCTGTGTGTCTTTAGATAATGTCTGTTGTTGCTCAAACTGCTCCACGCTGTCTTGTTTGTCTTTTAAAAATAGTTATTAAGCTCTGTGCTTCAGCATATTCGTAAATGAGCTTCCTGTCAATTAAAACGGAAACTGTCGGCAAGGCTTAATAATACTGCTGGGAACAAATGGGAAATATATTTGATTATTTGGGGTGAAGTAGCCCTttgacagttattttttttactgcataCAAATCATGTGTAATAGCCTCTGGGCTCAGGTGTCTGGACATCTAAAGCACAAGGATTCACCAACAACACAACCCACCTACTCAATAACCAATATGAACGCCTCCTCTCTAGTTACAGATTCAGAGCCTCCTATCTGGTTTCACTTAACCCGTTGTCTGCTTTACAGAACCTGTAATAACACAACCCTCCAacccaaaaaaaactttctgCTCAGTGTTATTTTGTGTATCTTAACATTGTTCACAAATAAAGGCTGCTCAGGCTCAGGTCTGTCTTATTAAGATAAAATCCAGATGAGATTTAAGGCACTTTTATTTAAGGTCCTGACATATACCAAGCCGATGGTCGGCCTAATTTTTGCGGTTTGTCCCGCACCGTCCGCCCTAGTCTGCGTATTTTTGGCCAGTTCGGCATGTTGAATCAGTagcggagctcgtcggtgagagaaatcactctgattggctgttcagcttaaacgaatcacaTTACATCTCAGGCAGGCGCAGGACGTACAtggtagttggccgttggctgtagtctttgtggtgtgttcgagtgcaactttttggccaagacccAGCGACGTGAGGCGATGCAACAGGTGTCTTTGTCactgctagttctctgatgtctgtTGGGTGTGTCTGGGCTTTAATAAAATCCAGAGTAGATTTAAGGCACTTTTATTTACACTTACACATTCAAATCCGGGTTAGCGCCACTCCCTCACCcatacagaaaaaaagctcTATCGCCCTAGTTGTTCAAGTATGCAAATACTACTCGAtggtgaaatatacagtatcagCCTGTAAATGATTGCCTGCAAgtatcacattttcttttgctgaaAATCTAACAGATGCTCTGTCCAGGAAGCTCCACTCGTCTCTCCTCGTTACCTTTCTCATGTTGTTTTCTTATCTTAGTCTTGACtgtcttttatttgtctttattgcAGGATTTCCTTTGGTTGCTGTGGGCGTTTCACTCTGGCTGAGCTCTtgtccttctccctctctgtcctgtTGGTGCTCATCTGGGTGCTGACTGGACACTGGCTCCTCATGGACGGTGCGTCTCTCTGTCACGACTCGTGTCATTCATTTTAGCACACATCAGAAAGTTTCTTTTCAGGGGTACCCAGAAAATAGTTCTGCAGCAGGCTGTGTACTAATGAGGATCCAAAGATTAGTAACGTTTCTCTGAACTTCTCTGTTTTTGGTTCACATTTAAGGACACTGCACAATTATTAGACAATGAATTGAAGTTCTGTTAGCCTAGCTGCGGAGCAGTAAAAATATATTCAGCCATCTCAGTCTTCAATAGAGTCTGGACAAAATTCAGTTTTCATCATCTCCTGTGGAAGAAGGAACTTGACATCATGACTCAGTATGAAGATTTTAGCAACACTATTTTCAGGCATCTTACTGCAGTGTGATGCATGCTGACACAGGAAGAAGACACTGATGTTAGTCAGCTACTAACTGGCATTTAAGCTAACTGGTCTCGATCAAAGTTGGGATCTTAGTGAAGCACTGACAAAGCAGAGCAAAgtgcgtgggtgtgtgcatttattttatttgacccAGTTGACTTCAGTAATTTGAAACATATCTCTGGCAGTCTTCTTCAATAATGCAAACAACGCAGCCctgacacaaatgaaaacacttcagcatcagaaaaaaaacaaaaaacacttgcaCAGATAAAACTCAAGCGATCCCAAGAATCAAAATCTGATTATAAAATTCACTCTATCATTTAATCATAATTTTTAGAAGATTTTGACACGAGCTTGTAGGGCTGTACCAAATAGTTTGGAAGCTTCGTTCATAACGTTATTCGCATTCtgtgcacctttttttttttgcatgtctattcattTGGTTTATCCTGGTCATAAAATATAATACggcagacattcaaagcttcattcgcAAACCTCAACAGATGTTTTGAATATAGAAAAAATGACATTGGGTACAGCCTTAAAAGCTTGACATATTGTGTGTCCCTGCATTTGAACCAGTAAAATAATGTCACAGTGCCCCTCTGGGTTCCTGTCACCATTACACCTGCTTAGAATAAACGCCACGGTATACACATTACTTTTAACATGCAAAATGCAGCCATTACAATAAGCTCAAATCGTCTGTGCATGAAAACCTTGACATGCTCCCGTGTTTAATATCAACACCATCTTGTGTCTTATTATCAAGTCATATCGTGCACCCAAAAGAGAATTAGGACAGAAATTTCATCAGAACAGTCTGACTAATTAATTAGGCCTGTGTGCACAGTAATTAATGTTTCTTAAATAAACTTGCTAAAATCAGTTCCCATGTTGCTATTTCAGCTCATTTCCGCTGAAACATTGcataactgtgtttttaaatatCCTGTTCTTTTTCCTCCCCGCAGCTTTAGCCATGGGCTTGTGCGTCGCCATGATCGCCTTCGTGCGGCTTCCCAGTCTGAAGGTGTCTTGCCTGCTGCTGTCAGGACTGCTCATTTATGACGTGTTCTGGGTAAGACGTGCATCCTGTCCGAGACTTCGCCTTCACAAGCAAATACCCCAGCTATATTATTTGCTGATTAGGAAGTGATGCATTTCACATTGCAGCAGTGTGTTTTGAAGGAACTGGGTAGTTAGCCCATTCAGACGCAGTAATCACCACCATGACTGAACAAATACAAGAGAGCTACCTTCATCAACCGAAATGAACAAGATAAATGGTGAAGAGGAAGGCGAGCAAAGGATATCAGGCGTCTCCCTGAGCGAAAAATTAGGATGAACATCACGATTTCCTCTGAGAAATTAAAAAACGTTTATGTGTAGCTGTCTTTTTCTGGCACTGGTAGATTTAGGTGTGATTTAGTAGCCGTATCTGGCATCGTCCCTGCTTTGGATCAGCGCCTGCAATGAgagcaaaacacaaaagcaatgGCCACTTAACAGCTATAAAGTCAAGGGGGACCAGTATCATGAATGGTGATTTTAATATGACGATGTGTATCAGTGGGTTAGTGAGTGACAGGAGGTAGGAAGTCATGCTTTTATTTGAGTTGTTTGATGAACTGCAGTGTGTATTTTCCATAATTTCATTAAAACCACTGAACCAAATAAGGGTAGTAGAGCTCAGGGGGATCTATGAGCACCTGGCTGCTTTCTGTTTCATTCAGATAATAATACGTTTGTTTGAATAATTGCTGCCGTTACCTCTTAGAAAGGATTCAAAATGAGTAACATTGTCATTTGAAAAGAAATGACGCCCACGAGAAATGTTCCTGAGTTTCTCTCAAATTTTGAGAGCAAAAATGTTCTGcacaaataaaaatcaaattcaGACTAAACAACTAATAACTGAcataacacaacaaactgctcctgcTGATGTTCTACCAGCGAACACATTTACTACAATTACTCTCATCTTTACCATGCTGGGCGCCTAGCAACCTGCCAGCACACTACTGCCTACAGTGTTATTTCCCCACTGACCGTTAATGTTCACAATGATGTTATAAGAGACAAATATTAGATGGATTGGATAAATTATCTCCACATGCTTTGAGAAGATGTTTGAAGCAGTGATTGAGTCTACTCTGATACAAATCAGGTATACAGGCGATGAAACGGCAGAACATTTGGAGATTTATAATCTAGAGCTGAAACTATCAATAGGAAATAGATTTATGCTCATTCTGATGATCAATTAATAAAGTTATTCAAATATTAAACTGGCTACAGCTgctcaaaaatgtttttttttcttgctcgtCTTCATACGATTATAGATTGAATACTTTTGAGTGTGAACGTACAGCGATATTTTACAGTAATGACTCGcgtgctgtacattatctcgcttattacacggctaatTACTAAAGAGATCAATAATCtgacacaaaatattgatttaaaaaaatgattttattgctTCCACTTTCATGATGTCAGATTTTCAGTACACGAttaaagtggccaaaaaaattaatgataacaatattatCGTGATGGCTatagaaaattaaataataataataatgctgttAGTCAAACTCATCtataactttgtttattgtgtgtttgttttttttggcaaatgaagagcgtagggaggtggagagtgagtctgtaaccataactgtatatataaaatgataagTGGCACAGGATTATTTACACAGTATTATCacgtgtattattaacatgatatcaatatttcatttttaaatatcacggttatcgtcaataccagTATATCGAGACACCCCTATTTCTACTAATGAAATCGTCCTCTCACTGTGTAcggagatcagaactgcgtccatagcaacggtctttttttttatatagcagcggtctgctataaagaaataacaaactgTAGAATGCTGtcattaaccaatcagaatcgagtattcaacaaaaccgtgtaatgtgtaataataAGACATCATTGGGCCTCGGGTAATAATAATTTGTTCCTCCTTCTCCCCTCCAGGTGTTCTTCTCAGCCTACATCTTCAATAGTAATGTGATGGTCAAAGTTGCCACCCAACCTGCTGAAAATCCCATAGACGTTCTGTCCAGGAAGCTCCACTTGGGGCCGGGGATGGGCCGTGACGTGCCCCGTCTCTCCTTACCTGGCAAACTGGTCTTTCCCAGGTAAGACTGATGGAACCACGACGGGGGAACAATCCAACAATTTAATTTTCTACTGTAAAGAGCATTACAGCCTCTCAGGGCTGCTAGCGTAGCTGTAAATCTAGTCAGgactagggatgtccataattaaccgtttaaccgttaaccgacattaagcattttaaccgatttaacgctatcggttaaaacggttaaaagaaatgttaataattaactcaaaagctgagcggctcagaggagcggctcgtcactttaaggagaatagctggtccaccttaacagcccacttTAAGAGGTGgcgccggagttgcaggatacaggaattcggctccggtctctggctcgcttgagcgaagcggaggagttgtagtttcgtagcatttattcaccgacaaataaactgtacacacactgctacacctacgttcacagctagaacgccaccaacaacctcacactcaccgccaacacacggcctgttggaaactcactaaagttacgcagactacgtgtgcggcggcgagcctCCGgtaatgctagagctgctaacgtagcacaaatacacactgtttgttggccactcgctaaagttatgccgggcagacagtatcgttacgccgggcagacaaacagctgacaacctgctaaacttcACTAAGTGTGCGGTGAAGTGGctcgcgacactacacgcagcatcgtagttgctaagttaacgctcccggacgggtgaactggggactcccatcaacgaatatctgttgtgctcctcctgcagctggtacgaggcacaaacCTTGTCGGTTagcggttaataatcggttaacgagggtcggttatcggttaagaaaatgtttcaaaatgagcatccctagacCTACATTGGTGTACAGAAACGAGTAATGAAAATCAAATGGTACCCATGGATTGCTTGCGACTCGGTGGTGTACTTGCTTTGGACCACGTTTCTAACGTATTTCTACTTCTTTCCCATGTGTGCAGCTCCACAGGAAGTCACTTCTCAATGCTGGGAATAGGCGACATCGTGATGCCGGGGCTGCTGTTATGCTTCGTCCTGCGCTATGACAACTACAAGAAGCAAGCGAATGGGGAAGTCCCGTCGGCCGGACGCATGCAGCGCGTCTCCTATTTCCACTGCACTCTCATCGGATACTTTGTGGGTAAGCAAGCAAtcgatggacggatggatgtgAAAGGTCGACGGTTTTATTGTTTCAGTGTTGGGGATGTTTCGGGGTGATAGTTTTAGTTGATTGGGAGCCATTATTGTTTTAAGTATAATCTTTCAGAAAGTTTCCCGCCTTTTCTCTTTCAAGGTTTTTGAgcatactttaaaaaaaaaagaaaaagaaagtattATGTGATTGATGGTGATGTGACTCTGTCTTCAGGTCTGCTGACCGCCACAGTGGCCTCCAGGATCCATCGTGCTGCTCAGCCCGCTCTGCTCTACCTGGTGCCCTTCACCCTGCTGCCTCTGCTCACTATGGCCTACCTGAAGGTACGAGATGAGACAGAAACAGTCACTTATTTACTAGAGATAAAAGTTCAGCTGTAGCAGTTTTACAGAGTTCAGCAGTTTGTTTGAATTCTTTACTGTTCTTAACcaaaagggagagagggataaATATTACAGGTAGATTCCACTCtctctttttatgttttcaacagcttattttattgttgactgaaatattcacacatacagtacgttCTATTAATGGTAACACATCCTGTTGAAGTGCATACGGTTTTCTAAACTTGCGAAAATGTCTCCTGTAGTAAGGTGGTTGTAATCGTGATTGTAAGTATTGTGAAACTCAAAACACAACAGATGAATTATCAGACAGGTTAGCAATACGCCCCCACCAGTGTCGTGCATGAACGCGCTAAAAGAGCGTGTTCATTAAACGTGCTCATGCTTTCGGTGAACAGAATGCCTCCATTTACAACTAATGAGCGTGAAGATGAGCCTCGTTAACTTTCGGGGCAGTTAACGACGTTCGCGCACTCTGTGGCCGGCATGCTGGCATGGCAGTGAAATCAAAGTAGCGGAGACAGACATCAGCCAAAGTCAACTTGACAAAAGTCAACTTGACAAGTGAGCGGGTGTTAGTTGCGAGCGCGTAGGGAGGGTCGAGCTCGCGCTCGTTACAGCCCCGTGCTCGCAGGACCACATTTGTGCACGCGGAACATGAAACGCTCCCTGGCGAGgattcttttcctctcctcttacTGTTCTGTGCGCTCTTATCACGTGCACACGCCTGGTTTTTATGTGTACTAGTTTTGTTCATTGTTATCATATGCACTTGGCCCTGGAATCTCTGCCTCCCTTCAACAACGCtcgttaaatatatatatatatatataaaaggaaaATCGCACAagtaagacataaaatagtgaaaGTTCAAATATACggctaaaatataaacataaataaaatataaaataaagtaatatcaaTTTGTGGTAGACAGTATTTCAAAtggaaaactgtgtgtgtgtgtatatatagccTACAGAGATGTAGTTATATAAGTAAAGTATATAGAGGTAAAGTGTCATAATGAGCTCAGGAGTTCAAGAGCTCAAAAGTCTAAAGGCCTGTGGTATGTAGCTGAACCAAATGCTGAAAATAAGTTTGAAAGACTAATTAAACATCACAGCATCCGACcagttcaaaagaaaaaaaacattgaaattaaCATGAGTTGTTAATTTTTTGTTAGTTCAAAATTGTTACTTCAAAATTCAAAATTGTGAACTATAAAGTTGAACAAGTTAATTTCAATCTGTGTGAACTGAACTTTGAGCTTTGAGCTCTTGTTAAGTGTGAACTTGTGCAACACTGGCCTCCGCTACAAATACTCTTCTAACTGCAGCAAAAAAAGTGTCTCATACTTGTATGCGTTTctttaagggctgtcaatcgattcaaatatttaatcacgatttatcgcaaattaatcacaatttgtctgttcaaaatgtaccttaaagggagattttgtcaagtgtgtaatactcttatcaacatgggagtgggcaaatatgctgctttatgcaaatgtatgtatatagttattattggaaatcaattaacacaaaacaatgacaaatattgtccagaaaccctcacaggtactgcatttagcataaaaaatatgctcaaatcataacatggcaaactgcagcccaacaggcaacaacagctgtcaatatgtcagtgttctgacttcactatgacttgccccaaactgcatgtgattatcataaagtgggcatgtctgggggtgggagactcgtgggtacccatagaacccatttacattcacatgtcatgaggtcagaggtcaagggagagtttggagcgttatttagtctccttcgcgacaagctagtatgacatgatttgTCCCAATGAATTCCTTTGGTTTTATAGTCGCCAGttaaatgcgttaaagaaattagtggcgattaaatgattttgcgtTAGCGCGTTATTGTCtaggtaactttgacagccctagtttctttACTTTCCTgatccaagaaaaaaaaagtttgaggcACATAGAATGAAGGAATATGTACACAGGAGTATAAATGATAGTTTGTTATTTTTACCTCAATAAAAAGTGGAACAAAAGTTTTTTCTCAGCTGACCCGGTCAGCGAAGACGCATCAGGAAACATTTGATTCAAGACTCGTGTCCAAACTGCTGTCTGTGGTCCACAGGGGGATTTGCGGCGCATGTGGTCCGAGCCCTTCCACACCaaggccagcagctcccgcttCCTGGAGGTATGATGCACCCTGGGACAAACGACCAGTGCGGGGAGGACTGCGGATCCTTTACCTTAAAttagagggaaggagagagaggggcgcACTCACAGTGAGGCCATGTTGTCATCACTTGTTCATGCTTTCCGCCAATCTTCTGTGAGAAAACCCTCAGAAGGACACCAGTGTGTGGATCACAAACGCCCCAACACGACTCATCTATGGTCCCTACATCCTCCCCGTTTCATCTCCGTTTCCTCTTTTCTGTTTATTTCCTCTTCATTATAGCACATCCTGCCTAACGCTGTGTTTGTTctgccccccaccccccacaacCCCCcgcctctctttttttcccttttcctctATAGTTAGTTTGCCACTTCCCTCCCATGGCTCGCTCCATCCGTCAGGCCTCTTCTTTCTCTGcgtttttccttctttctctgcGTCTTTCATTTTTCTCTGCATCTCTGTTTTGACTCAGATGAACTTCGATGGGCCAGGCCTCCCCCCTTTTTGTGGACTTAGGGTTGTGAGCCATGGCTGgggtttatatatatttttttagcatTGTCGtggtcattattattaatattattattatggaacGATTTAAACAAACGGAGAAGAGGCGGAGGAGTGTTGCAGTGGCACAGGACAGTGCTCGGGAGCAGCGACACAGTCAAGGAGAAGAGTCTTCCCCCTCCATCCGTCTCCCTCTTCATCCCccacaccccaccccaccccaccctgCTTTCTTCATCTGTCCCATCATCCCCACCACCAACGGCTCCTTCCCAGCACTCCCGACCTCCGGTGACACTCCCGTCGagcccccaccctcctcctcctctgttcatCTGCTGTCCCCATTCCCCACCCTCACAGATAactatgtattttatttagaaaAGTTTTATTCTTGGCATATAAAGAAATGATGCATTATAAATTGTTAAGCTGCCCCCGGCGTTTGAGGGGCCGCTTCtatttgtatatatgtgtatttgcGGTATCTTTTgagtttgtatttgtgttgggGAGCATGTTGAAATAGGGCGGGAAACTTGACGCCAGCCAACAGCCGAACTTTGGTGACCTTTGGCTGCCAGTTTGTGTCGAGTAAGACTGGTGGGGCATCCATCATTTAGAGGTTTATTTCTAAAGTTTGTTGGCTTGTGTGATAGAAAACGTAGCTGATGGATCttttgggaagaaaaaaaaaaacatctgcatcGGTGGCTGGTCGATGAATAGTTTCCTGCTCTagtgttaaagtgtgtgtgtgtgcgtgtgtgtgtgtttgggagagCGAAACAGATGAGTGAGTGGTTGTTTTACTCGGTTTTAATTTGAAATcatgaaaatgtttaaaaaacaaatgacaatAGTCAGGTTTCCATTGAGCTGGGCGTGTTGGATCAAACGGTGTCGTAAACACATGATAATGGAAACAGTTTGTGTCGAACTTGTAAAAAAATCAACTCAACGGGGGGAGATTTTCTGTTTATGAGCCTTTCTGCAGACAGGTGGAAAtgtaaacagtgtttttttgggggttttttccaaataaatgaatgttgAATTAATTTTAAAGGTATGCTATGTTACTTTTCATCATGAAACTACATCATGCTGGGTTTTGTACTGAATTCCTTCCTAAATTTACACGTATTTATGGCCATGGATGGAAACACTAAAAGCATCTATTTTAGACACAAATGTCTTGAGCATGATGGGTTTTTATACGTTTTGACAAAAGACAAGTCAGTGGGACAGCACAACAGCACATCTCATCTGAACTTCACCTCCGTCGATGAAGACCTGACTATTGTGACTCAAAACCTGGTGGATACTGTGGTTGGTTAGATTCATGTGTAGTTACAGATGAAGGCTTCTCCTGGTGGACGGTTAAGTGTATGTGTGCGTATGAGTGTGTCATCATCACATAACAAAGTATGTTTGGACCTATAGGGAGGGGAGGAAAATCAGCTATGCCCTTCAGAAATTGAAAATTAGAAAGGAAAGCTAACCCATAGGATGTTCTTACTGTCACCATTTGGTCCCTgacagtctgttttttttattgtccttCCACTTTTTCGTGGTGCTTGTCAGTTAATATCTAATGTATACTGGAAACCGTGTGAGTGATCGCACGGCAGGAAGCCGGAGAGACGTACGGACGACgcagtttgctgtttttttttttttttttacttttttatgctaTCTGGCCGTGCATGTTAAGTGTACAGTGTATCATTTCTCAGACTGCGCCGACAGGGCTACTGCAGTTTTGAGTCTCTGCTGGCCGAGGCGCTGTCTGGACCTCTGAGCTCGCCTACAAAGAGCAGCAGTCAGTGGGTGGGACAAAGGCTGCAGGTCAGAAAGACTGCGATTGGTCAGCTCTGACTGAGGCTGAATATTATGACCTGAACGCTGTCAGGTCGGGGACCTCCGGCCTGCCACTCAGTGCAGTCGTCTAAACTCGGACATCATGGAACTACAAGGCCCCTTCACCTCTTCATGGACATGGCAAGAAAATATATagatttatatacatatatatacatatatatgtgtgtatatgtacatacataaataactgATGACGATCATGgtgataacaacaaaaaaatgttttctttatatatatatttatatatatatatatatatatatatatagaaaatggATTTCTTTCTACCCccttgtttgtattttttctttagtgcttttttttaatttttctttccaCCTCTTCTCCCCTCCAGCAGAGGACTCCAGCTCTGTTGGTGCATTGATATTACGGCTGAATGGATTCTGTATAGAAAAatggtgaataaataaattaagaactGTGTAGTGAAACATGAATCCTGAAGCGCTTGATCTAAAACACTTTGTCTCCTTTTAACCCCCGTCCCTCTGCCCTCTCCCCTTCTGTCCCCCCTCGTTCAGGATTCTGCTGTAAATAAACATGACTCTAACTGTAACACCGCTGCGTCTCTTTCTTTGGGTCTATTAAAGACGTATCTGCATTGCAGCCgccacatttatttgacagctatagttctgattaaaggggacctaatatgcatttctgtttttccCCCTTCccttttatatagttttttgtgcatgtaaaaggtctgcaaagttataaagcccaaagtccacgccaaaaggagtcactctcccccacagaaacactgctcctgaactgcttgAAACGCCTTCCTTgtagtcctgccttttcttccgtagcgtggtgatgtcaccaagtaacacattggcaggagctcaaacggagcattttgaacattaaagcatgtaaacatgttctagtagaaacccaaaatacaggtatgaacctgaagataaGCATAATCTGCCCTCTTTAATAgtctacataaaaaaacatgcgataaattaataatatactaattattgttaaagattaaaccagtggt
This window contains:
- the sppl3 gene encoding signal peptide peptidase-like 3 isoform X1, which codes for MAEQGYTSWAYSLVDSSQVSTFLISILLIVYGSFRSLNMDCENQEKDKDGNPMPNGAFNNSNTNNSECCIPGIQTIDSTQALFLPIGASVSLLVMFFFFDSVQVVFTICTAVLATIAFAFLLLPMCQYLTRPCSPQNKISFGCCGRFTLAELLSFSLSVLLVLIWVLTGHWLLMDALAMGLCVAMIAFVRLPSLKVSCLLLSGLLIYDVFWVFFSAYIFNSNVMVKVATQPAENPIDVLSRKLHLGPGMGRDVPRLSLPGKLVFPSSTGSHFSMLGIGDIVMPGLLLCFVLRYDNYKKQANGEVPSAGRMQRVSYFHCTLIGYFVGLLTATVASRIHRAAQPALLYLVPFTLLPLLTMAYLKGDLRRMWSEPFHTKASSSRFLEV
- the sppl3 gene encoding signal peptide peptidase-like 3 isoform X2; this translates as MAEQGYTSWAYSLVDSSQVSTFLISILLIVYGSFRSLNMDCENQEKDKDGNPMPNGAFNNSNTNNSIQTIDSTQALFLPIGASVSLLVMFFFFDSVQVVFTICTAVLATIAFAFLLLPMCQYLTRPCSPQNKISFGCCGRFTLAELLSFSLSVLLVLIWVLTGHWLLMDALAMGLCVAMIAFVRLPSLKVSCLLLSGLLIYDVFWVFFSAYIFNSNVMVKVATQPAENPIDVLSRKLHLGPGMGRDVPRLSLPGKLVFPSSTGSHFSMLGIGDIVMPGLLLCFVLRYDNYKKQANGEVPSAGRMQRVSYFHCTLIGYFVGLLTATVASRIHRAAQPALLYLVPFTLLPLLTMAYLKGDLRRMWSEPFHTKASSSRFLEV